A window from Manis javanica isolate MJ-LG chromosome 10, MJ_LKY, whole genome shotgun sequence encodes these proteins:
- the ZNF768 gene encoding zinc finger protein 768 yields the protein MEREASPWGLESRDVQSPDKMGSPEGSLKGNMNENEEEEISQQEGTGDYEVEEIPFGLEPQSPGFEPESPGFVPPSLEFALRSPESDSQSPELEPQSPMYESQSPGYEPQSLGYEPQNPEFKTQSLEFEPQGSKFQEGAEMLLNPEEKNPLSIPLGTHPLDSFTQGFGEQPTGGLPLGPPFEMPTGTLLAAPQFEMLQNPLGLTGALRGPGRRGSRARGGQGPRPNICGICGKSFGRGSTLIQHQRIHTGEKPYKCEVCGKAFSQSSDLIKHQRTHTGERPYKCPRCGKAFADSSYLLRHQRTHSGQKPYKCPHCGKAFGDSSYLLRHQRTHSHERPYSCPECGKCYSQNSSLRSHQRVHTGQRPFSCGICGKSFSQRSALIPHARSHAREKPFKCPECGKRFGQSSVLAIHARTHLPGRTYSCPDCGKTFNRSSTLIQHQRSHTGERPYRCAVCGKGFCRSSTLLQHHRVHSGERPYKCDDCGKAFSQSSDLIRHQRTHAAGRR from the coding sequence GCAACATGAATGAGAATGAGGAAGAGGAAATTTCTCAGCAAGAAGGCACTGGGGACTATGAAGTGGAAGAGATACCTTTTGGGCTTGAACCCCAGAGCCCCGGGTTTGAGCCTGAAAGCCCTGGGTTTGTGCCCCCAAGCCTAGAATTTGCACTCAGAAGCCCTGAATCAGATTCTCAGAGCCCTGAGTTGGAACCCCAGAGTCCTATGTATGAGTCCCAAAGCCCTGGATATGAACCCCAGAGCCTGGGTTATGAGCCCCAGAACCCTGAGTTCAAAACCCAAAGCCTTGAATTTGAACCTCAAGGTTCCAAATTCCAGGAAGGTGCAGAGATGCTTCTCAATCCCGAGGAAAAGAATCCCCTGAGCATCCCCTTGGGAACCCACCCCTTGGACTCCTTCACGCAGGGCTTTGGGGAGCAGCCCACAGGGGGCCTGCCCCTAGGACCACCTTTTGAGATGCCCACAGGGACCCTGCTAGCTGCACCGCAGTTTGAGATGCTCCAGAATCCCCTGGGCCTGACAGGGGCCCTTCGGGGTCCAGGCCGGCGGGGCAGCCGAGCTAGGGGTGGGCAGGGCCCTCGGCCTAATATCTGCGGCATCTGCGGGAAGAGCTTTGGGCGGGGCTCTACCCTGATCCAACACCAGCGCATCCACACCGGTGAGAAGCCCTATAAGTGTGAGGTCTGCGGCAAGGCCTTCTCCCAGAGCTCTGACCTCATCAAACACCAGCGCACCCACACGGGTGAGCGACCCTACAAATGTCCCCGTTGTGGCAAGGCCTTCGCTGACAGCTCTTACCTGCTTCGCCACCAGCGCACCCACTCTGGTCAGAAGCCCTACAAGTGCCCGCACTGTGGCAAGGCCTTCGGCGACAGCTCCTACCTCCTTCGGCACCAGCGTACACACAGCCACGAGCGGCCCTACAGCTGCCCTGAGTGTGGCAAGTGCTACAGCCAGAACTCATCCCTGCGTAGTCACCAGAGGGTGCACACTGGGCAAAGGCCCTTCAGCTGTGGCATCTGTGGCAAGAGCTTCTCCCAGCGGTCGGCACTTATTCCCCATGCCCGCAGCCATGCCCGTGAGAAGCCTTTCAAGTGCCCAGAGTGCGGCAAACGCTTTGGCCAGAGCTCTGTGCTGGCCATCCATGCCCGCACGCACCTGCCAGGCCGCACCTACAGCTGCCCCGACTGTGGCAAGACCTTCAATCGTTCGTCCACGCTGATTCAGCACCAGCGCTCCCACACAGGGGAGCGGCCCTACAGGTGTGCTGTGTGCGGCAAGGGCTTCTGCCGCTCTTCGACGTTGCTGCAGCACCACCGGGTCCACAGCGGGGAGCGGCCCTACAAGTGCGATGACTGTGGAAAGGCCTTCTCACAGAGCTCTGACCTCATCCGCCACCAGCGGACCCATGCAGCTGGCCGGCGTTGA